The DNA sequence GTTTGTAACTATTGAATTTGATGGTAAACAGGTAGTAGGCATATTCGGTGCTGCTGGAGTTGTAGAGGGTAAATGCCCTGATGGTGTTGACTACTCGTGGAAGAAGCGAAGGAAATGAAAGACTATTACTCAATCTTAGGGGTTAGCAAAGATGCTGACGAGGTGGTAATTAAAGCGGCATATAAGGCTTTGGCTCAAAAGTACCATCCTGACAAGTCCCAATCAGAGACAGCTGCATCTAGTACCAAACTAATGAGTGATATTAATAAAGCCTACTCAGTTATTGGTAACCCAGTTAGTAAGCAAAAGTATGACCAAGAGCTACTTGGGAAAAGTGAATCGGAAGCAAAAATGAAGGCTGCCTCTACCCCTAAACCCAAGCAATCAGCTCCAGTCTATGTGCAGCATGAATCAGAGTCTAAGGAATCTCGCCTAC is a window from the Polynucleobacter difficilis genome containing:
- a CDS encoding J domain-containing protein; translated protein: MKDYYSILGVSKDADEVVIKAAYKALAQKYHPDKSQSETAASSTKLMSDINKAYSVIGNPVSKQKYDQELLGKSESEAKMKAASTPKPKQSAPVYVQHESESKESRLLTIIFCLAIWAAGFYYIYVTVIKN